From one Bacillus sp. Marseille-P3661 genomic stretch:
- a CDS encoding DUF4247 domain-containing protein, with product MKKPLLALILTFTLLLAACSSENGGLFKEGIVEFISNEYTIYDTVSSATDSANFSEIYIAENQTVDAVAANIISHQQPIEMSEMKEGKQVLIYENLFVILTADDENQGNTYIEVANNQFIRDNYSYDFFDGLFLAWVLDDVLDVDDWGKKRQMKCKQYPENCYDGYGHSGGSFKGLNKTPTIRNGSSSVRGGGPGAGK from the coding sequence ATGAAAAAGCCACTTCTTGCCCTCATTCTCACTTTCACATTATTATTGGCTGCATGCTCATCAGAGAATGGTGGGTTATTTAAAGAAGGCATTGTTGAATTTATCAGCAATGAATATACGATTTATGATACAGTGTCTAGTGCAACAGATTCTGCAAATTTTTCAGAAATATATATAGCAGAAAATCAAACAGTTGATGCGGTTGCAGCAAACATAATTTCCCATCAACAGCCAATTGAAATGAGTGAGATGAAGGAAGGAAAGCAGGTACTTATATATGAAAATCTTTTCGTCATTTTAACAGCGGATGATGAGAATCAAGGAAATACCTATATTGAGGTAGCAAACAATCAGTTTATAAGGGATAACTATAGTTATGATTTTTTTGACGGTTTATTTCTGGCCTGGGTATTAGATGATGTATTGGATGTTGATGATTGGGGTAAAAAGCGGCAAATGAAATGTAAGCAGTATCCTGAAAATTGTTACGATGGCTATGGCCACTCGGGAGGCAGTTTTAAAGGGCTTAATAAAACACCAACGATCCGTAATGGAAGTTCATCTGTACGTGGCGGTGGGCCTGGTGCTGGGAAATAG
- a CDS encoding polyamine aminopropyltransferase: MKDSLKQTNAIYWSSGIVSICGIIYEVLFGAAGSYILGDGIKQYTLTISLFLTGMGVGAYISEKVTRHLIIYFVWIEFLIAIIGGFSTFLLFGITAFLSDGTDAFFLYFITVVVGTLTGVELPILIRKANEIGETLNRSAARVLLSDYAGGLIGGLLFLYLLRPQLGLVKTAFVVAFINACVALWLLYYFKKDIKRVKMHGFAGIFIIILLLGGIFFGEETAFTFEQKLYRDPIIYNQQTPYQQIILTKEQGDLRLFLDGQLQFSSADEYRYHETLVHPAMALSGNKQSVLILGGGDGLAVRELLKYDAIESITLVDLDPKVVELAKTHHDLVQLNQHSLKDVRVKVVHQDAFKFLEKTSDYYGVILVDLPDPNNESLNKLYTQEFYQLIRNHLLPGGSVMIQATSPTFATEVYWGINKTVQAAGLETANLHVDIPSFGDWGFVIAKREQISWDGITIPVDTQFLTTEVLHGLRSFGKDIDENIVNNQGEKIQIEVNTLLDPILLQKYLEAWRYY, encoded by the coding sequence ATGAAAGATAGTCTTAAACAAACCAATGCAATTTACTGGTCTTCAGGGATAGTATCTATTTGTGGCATCATATATGAGGTGTTATTTGGAGCAGCGGGCTCTTATATTTTGGGAGATGGGATTAAGCAATATACGTTGACCATTTCCCTTTTTCTTACGGGTATGGGGGTTGGTGCATACATAAGTGAAAAGGTAACGCGACATTTAATTATTTATTTTGTGTGGATAGAATTTCTAATAGCGATAATTGGCGGTTTTTCCACTTTCCTTCTTTTTGGTATAACAGCCTTTTTAAGTGATGGTACGGATGCATTTTTCCTATATTTTATAACAGTTGTAGTTGGGACCTTGACCGGTGTTGAATTGCCGATCCTAATTCGTAAAGCTAATGAGATTGGAGAAACACTAAATAGAAGTGCTGCAAGAGTTCTTCTTTCCGATTATGCAGGCGGGTTAATAGGCGGATTATTATTTTTATATTTACTTCGCCCACAATTAGGATTGGTAAAAACCGCATTTGTTGTGGCTTTTATAAATGCTTGTGTGGCACTTTGGCTACTGTATTATTTTAAAAAGGATATTAAGAGAGTGAAAATGCATGGGTTTGCAGGTATTTTCATTATCATACTTCTGCTAGGTGGGATTTTTTTTGGTGAGGAAACAGCTTTTACATTTGAGCAAAAGTTGTATCGTGACCCAATTATCTATAATCAGCAAACGCCTTATCAACAGATTATTTTAACTAAAGAGCAAGGTGATTTAAGGCTGTTTTTAGATGGACAGCTTCAATTTAGTTCAGCAGATGAATACCGTTATCATGAGACACTAGTACATCCAGCAATGGCTCTTAGTGGGAATAAACAAAGTGTATTAATCTTAGGTGGTGGTGATGGTTTAGCAGTACGGGAGTTACTAAAATATGATGCTATTGAATCCATCACACTTGTTGATCTTGATCCTAAGGTTGTTGAGCTAGCAAAAACACATCATGATCTTGTGCAGCTTAATCAACATTCACTTAAAGATGTAAGAGTCAAAGTTGTTCACCAAGATGCATTTAAGTTTCTAGAAAAGACATCCGATTATTATGGTGTAATATTGGTCGATTTACCGGACCCCAATAATGAATCATTAAATAAACTGTATACGCAAGAGTTTTATCAATTAATTCGTAATCATTTACTTCCTGGAGGAAGTGTTATGATTCAAGCAACAAGTCCAACCTTTGCAACGGAAGTATATTGGGGAATCAATAAAACGGTTCAGGCGGCTGGGCTAGAAACTGCTAATTTACATGTTGATATTCCTAGCTTTGGAGATTGGGGATTCGTAATAGCAAAACGCGAACAAATATCTTGGGATGGCATTACAATTCCAGTAGATACACAGTTTTTAACGACAGAGGTTCTACATGGGTTACGATCGTTTGGTAAAGATATTGACGAAAATATCGTTAATAATCAAGGGGAAAAGATTCAAATTGAGGTAAATACTTTATTAGATCCTATATTACTTCAAAAGTATTTAGAAGCATGGCGGTACTATTAG
- a CDS encoding Na/Pi symporter, which produces MLEFFLFTLLIGLFLVGMYFLRTGLFNLSADSLKSWLVTLTDAPWKGIIVGTVITSILQSSSAVMIITIGLVAAKMLTFTQSIGIILGTNIGTTVTTELITFNIESYIIPIAIVGGILFIIKRKNIRNSGLVLLGLSAVFGAMWGFETLAAPLRDMEYINNLLLTLDSNRFYAVLAGIVLTAIIQSSTATTGIIMGFLSAGTMDLETGIAIILGANIGTCVDALIAAIGSGREAKLTAYAHTWLNVIGVFAFYPFIELLASLGTILSPHPDVQLAHISVTFNIITSLIVLPFAKPFGKLILKIHDRKNSQIQ; this is translated from the coding sequence ATGCTCGAGTTTTTTTTATTTACTCTTCTGATCGGATTATTTTTAGTAGGAATGTATTTTCTACGAACAGGTCTTTTCAACCTTTCAGCTGACTCGCTTAAAAGCTGGCTAGTAACTCTAACGGATGCCCCATGGAAAGGCATTATTGTCGGCACAGTTATTACCTCTATTTTGCAAAGCAGTTCAGCTGTAATGATTATTACAATTGGTTTAGTTGCTGCTAAGATGCTCACCTTTACTCAATCCATTGGGATCATTTTAGGGACAAACATAGGAACAACTGTAACCACAGAATTAATTACATTTAATATAGAATCATATATTATTCCAATTGCGATTGTTGGTGGCATTTTGTTTATAATAAAACGAAAGAATATACGTAACTCTGGATTAGTACTTCTTGGGTTATCTGCAGTTTTCGGAGCCATGTGGGGGTTTGAAACTTTAGCAGCTCCATTAAGGGATATGGAGTATATTAATAATTTACTGCTCACTTTAGACAGCAACCGATTTTACGCAGTTTTAGCAGGCATAGTTCTTACTGCTATTATCCAGTCAAGTACAGCCACTACAGGAATAATAATGGGGTTTCTTTCAGCAGGTACAATGGATTTAGAAACAGGCATTGCCATCATTCTTGGCGCAAATATCGGAACATGTGTGGACGCATTAATTGCCGCCATTGGCTCTGGTAGAGAAGCAAAGCTTACTGCTTATGCTCATACATGGCTAAATGTGATAGGAGTGTTTGCATTCTACCCATTTATTGAGCTCCTTGCTAGTTTGGGTACTATCTTATCGCCACACCCGGATGTACAGCTGGCACACATCAGCGTGACCTTTAATATCATAACCTCATTAATCGTCCTCCCTTTTGCAAAGCCATTCGGAAAACTAATCCTAAAAATTCACGATCGTAAAAATTCACAAATTCAATAA
- a CDS encoding DUF350 domain-containing protein: MQAILLTVMYFVLAIIIVIIGLTIFEVLTRQYKDWDEIRNGNKAVALSITGKIIGICIVLAFSIYHSSQLTDTLIWGAIGVVLQLAAYLLFELFTRKFSVEEELKKENVSVGIISLGVSIGLALVIGASIT, translated from the coding sequence ATGCAAGCAATTTTATTAACAGTAATGTATTTTGTTCTGGCTATTATCATTGTAATTATCGGTTTAACTATTTTTGAAGTACTGACAAGGCAATATAAGGATTGGGATGAAATCCGCAATGGAAACAAGGCGGTTGCTCTTTCAATTACAGGAAAAATTATTGGTATATGTATTGTCCTAGCTTTTTCTATCTATCATAGCTCACAGTTAACCGATACATTAATATGGGGTGCAATCGGTGTGGTTCTTCAATTGGCAGCCTATTTGTTATTTGAGTTATTTACCAGGAAATTTTCTGTTGAGGAAGAGTTAAAAAAAGAAAACGTTTCTGTTGGGATTATAAGTTTAGGAGTTTCAATTGGCTTAGCGCTAGTTATCGGGGCATCAATTACGTAA